A part of Desulfofundulus salinus genomic DNA contains:
- the bioD gene encoding dethiobiotin synthase — MGRGYLVTGTDTGVGKTVITAALVGVWRRRGIDAVAIKPVQSGAIEAKGRIVPEDVVFYRHVAGLPQSIDELNLYRFTPAVSPHLAAKLSGERVEPSRVVDFCREVFQRHELVLVEGAGGLCVPLSGPDFTVADLARELSLPLLVVARPGLGSINHTVLTVAYAQNRGLPVAGIIINGLKAGEAGPAEKDNPGIIATMTGVPVLGIVPYLPGVSVEKGSADGLVETVENTVVWEDLVSRICGCTGTG, encoded by the coding sequence ATGGGCAGGGGATATCTGGTTACCGGTACTGATACCGGTGTGGGCAAGACAGTCATCACCGCCGCCCTGGTGGGGGTCTGGCGTCGCCGTGGAATTGATGCCGTAGCCATAAAACCGGTACAGAGCGGGGCAATTGAGGCCAAGGGGCGGATAGTCCCCGAGGATGTAGTTTTTTACCGTCATGTGGCCGGCCTGCCCCAGTCCATAGATGAGCTGAACCTTTATCGTTTTACCCCTGCTGTTTCCCCTCACCTGGCCGCAAAGCTTTCGGGGGAAAGAGTTGAACCGTCACGGGTGGTGGATTTTTGCCGGGAAGTGTTTCAACGCCACGAGCTGGTCCTGGTAGAGGGGGCCGGGGGGTTGTGTGTGCCCCTTTCCGGTCCCGACTTTACCGTGGCCGACCTGGCCCGGGAGCTTTCCCTGCCCCTGCTGGTGGTGGCCCGCCCGGGGCTGGGCAGCATCAACCATACCGTGCTGACCGTAGCCTATGCTCAAAACAGAGGTCTTCCCGTGGCCGGAATAATTATTAACGGCCTGAAAGCAGGGGAGGCGGGTCCTGCGGAAAAGGACAACCCGGGGATTATTGCAACTATGACCGGCGTGCCCGTGCTGGGGATAGTGCCCTACCTCCCGGGGGTCAGTGTGGAAAAAGGGAGCGCTGACGGGCTGGTGGAGACAGTGGAAAACACTGTGGTCTGGGAGGATTTGGTTTCCCGGATTTGCGGGTGCACTGGTACAGGATAA
- a CDS encoding amino acid permease: MKFSGQKYDKGGIRTVKGRGVNCQKSVLSLVLTFSKIGIPAAAGIINFVVMTAALSSCNSGLFSTGRMLYNLALQKNAPAVFGKLSRHGIPYVGILVSSAFLLVGVVLNYLVPARVFIYITSVATIGALYIWGIILVVQMKFRQSLSPEELTKVTYCTPLWPYASWAALAFLAFVLVLMAFDSGTRVALYVGPVWFALAVASYYFFGLHRRTPERRGAFQPTPAKKMLENRYKDKFSIRTNLQYN, encoded by the coding sequence TTGAAGTTTTCTGGTCAAAAATACGATAAGGGTGGTATTCGAACTGTCAAGGGGAGAGGAGTAAATTGTCAAAAATCTGTTTTAAGTCTTGTATTAACCTTCTCCAAAATTGGCATTCCAGCTGCCGCCGGCATCATTAACTTTGTGGTGATGACCGCGGCACTATCTTCGTGCAACAGCGGCTTGTTCAGCACCGGGCGCATGCTCTATAACCTGGCTTTGCAAAAAAATGCCCCGGCGGTGTTTGGGAAGCTTTCCCGCCACGGCATTCCCTATGTGGGTATATTAGTTTCCTCGGCTTTCCTGCTGGTTGGTGTGGTTTTAAATTACCTGGTACCGGCCAGGGTTTTCATTTATATCACCAGCGTGGCCACCATCGGTGCTCTCTACATCTGGGGCATAATCCTGGTGGTACAGATGAAATTCCGCCAGTCGCTGTCGCCGGAGGAGTTAACAAAAGTAACTTACTGCACCCCCCTGTGGCCCTATGCTTCCTGGGCGGCGCTGGCCTTTCTGGCCTTTGTACTGGTGCTCATGGCCTTTGATTCCGGCACCCGGGTGGCCCTGTACGTTGGTCCCGTTTGGTTTGCCCTGGCGGTGGCATCCTACTATTTCTTCGGTCTACACCGGCGCACCCCGGAGCGCAGGGGAGCGTTCCAACCTACCCCGGCGAAAAAAATGCTGGAAAATAGGTATAAGGACAAATTTAGTATAAGGACAAATTTACAATATAATTAG
- a CDS encoding response regulator, giving the protein MYKILLAEDEELERRFLHHLVEIAGLPLVVVGEATNGREAVELAELLQPEIILMDIKMPGIDGLAATRTIKEKKPAVEVIIITAYGEFSYSQQPSGSFKPGLFKPPVQTVHGPELYRLPYRGLA; this is encoded by the coding sequence GTGTACAAAATCCTGTTAGCCGAGGACGAAGAACTGGAACGCAGATTTTTACACCACCTGGTGGAAATTGCCGGCCTCCCCCTGGTCGTGGTCGGTGAGGCCACAAACGGCAGGGAAGCAGTGGAACTAGCTGAGCTCCTCCAGCCCGAAATCATTCTCATGGACATCAAAATGCCCGGAATAGATGGCCTTGCGGCCACCAGGACGATCAAAGAAAAAAAACCCGCCGTGGAGGTGATCATTATCACCGCCTACGGGGAGTTTTCCTACTCGCAGCAGCCGTCAGGTTCATTTAAGCCCGGCCTATTTAAGCCGCCTGTTCAAACAGTGCACGGGCCAGAGCTTTATCGATTACCTTACCGAGGTCTGGCTTAA
- a CDS encoding sensor histidine kinase has product MKLSPENLSQLIEPKEGLGHLIITGEIKDGICEISVTDDGVGIPREILAAFNGNNQAGSGKPRGIGLKNVDERLKLYFGPQYSVSLDSRPVGQGYV; this is encoded by the coding sequence ATGAAACTCAGCCCCGAAAACCTGTCCCAATTAATTGAACCTAAAGAGGGCTTGGGACACCTGATCATTACCGGGGAAATCAAGGATGGGATCTGCGAAATCAGTGTTACCGATGACGGCGTGGGCATTCCCCGGGAAATACTGGCTGCTTTCAATGGTAATAATCAGGCCGGATCGGGTAAGCCGCGGGGAATTGGTCTTAAGAATGTGGACGAAAGGCTGAAGCTCTATTTCGGTCCTCAATACAGCGTTTCCCTGGATAGCCGCCCGGTTGGACAAGGGTATGTTTGA
- the ald gene encoding alanine dehydrogenase: MIVGVPKEIKDNENRVGITPSGVEALVKAGHQVVIEAGAGLGSGITDEEYVAAGACMLPTKADVYEQADMIMKVKEPLPEEYDLFKEGQLLFTYLHLAPEPELTRALLAKKVTGIAYETIQTNRGTLPLLMPMSEVAGRMSVQVGAQFLEKTYGGRGVLLGGVPGVPPARVVIIGGGTVGTNAAKIAVGMGADVTIIDKNAERLRYLDDIFGPRIKTLISTSYNIKEAVKEADLVIGAVLIPGARAPKLVTEEMVKAMQPGSVIVDVAIDQGGCVETADRVTTHSNPTYVKHGVIHYAVANIPGAVARTSTYALTNVTLPYALELANKGLAQAVKDDIALARGVNVMDGKVTYKAVAEALNLEYTPLHELMDVPVDLMRIS, translated from the coding sequence ATGATCGTTGGTGTGCCCAAGGAAATAAAGGATAACGAGAACCGGGTAGGTATAACCCCCTCCGGCGTCGAAGCCCTGGTTAAAGCCGGGCACCAGGTGGTCATTGAAGCCGGGGCCGGTCTGGGCAGCGGCATCACCGATGAGGAGTATGTGGCCGCCGGCGCCTGCATGTTGCCCACCAAGGCAGATGTTTACGAGCAGGCCGACATGATCATGAAGGTTAAAGAACCCCTGCCGGAAGAATACGATTTGTTTAAAGAGGGCCAGTTACTCTTCACCTATCTGCACCTGGCTCCTGAGCCGGAACTTACCAGGGCCCTGCTGGCCAAAAAGGTTACGGGCATTGCCTACGAAACCATTCAAACCAACCGGGGTACCCTGCCCCTGCTCATGCCCATGAGCGAAGTGGCCGGGCGGATGTCCGTCCAGGTTGGTGCCCAGTTCCTGGAAAAAACCTATGGTGGTCGCGGGGTGCTCCTGGGCGGGGTTCCCGGCGTGCCTCCTGCCAGGGTGGTTATCATTGGCGGGGGTACCGTGGGTACCAATGCGGCCAAAATTGCCGTGGGCATGGGGGCAGATGTAACCATTATCGACAAGAATGCCGAACGTTTGCGCTATCTGGACGATATATTCGGTCCCCGCATCAAAACCCTCATCTCCACGAGTTATAACATCAAGGAAGCCGTTAAGGAAGCTGACCTGGTCATTGGGGCCGTACTCATCCCTGGGGCCAGGGCTCCCAAGCTGGTCACGGAAGAGATGGTTAAAGCCATGCAACCCGGGTCCGTTATTGTGGATGTGGCTATTGACCAGGGTGGTTGTGTGGAAACTGCCGACCGGGTGACCACCCACTCCAATCCAACCTATGTCAAGCATGGGGTCATTCACTATGCTGTGGCCAACATACCCGGTGCGGTTGCCCGGACTTCCACCTATGCCCTGACCAACGTTACCCTGCCCTACGCCCTGGAGTTGGCCAATAAAGGCCTGGCCCAGGCGGTCAAAGATGACATTGCCCTGGCCCGGGGCGTGAACGTAATGGACGGCAAGGTAACGTACAAGGCCGTGGCCGAAGCCCTGAATCTGGAGTACACACCGCTGCATGAATTGATGGATGTGCCGGTGGATTTAATGCGCATTTCCTAA
- a CDS encoding dihydroorotate dehydrogenase electron transfer subunit → MAVDIPAEVVQQEQVGPGLYRLSLYAPQITRSAVPGQFVYIRCTDNLDPLLRRPISIHGVNRERGELFLLYQVVGRGTALLAARRRGERLGVMGPLGRGFTLQAPGQRVVLVGGGIGVAPLVFLGQVLVQRNNQVCLLVGARSADQLPVGKEGYTAPFELAVATDDGSCGHHGPVTDLLEKILAGEGADMVYACGPRGMLHQTALLLARYDVPGEFSLEERMGCGVGACLSCVCKTAGKGGEPLQYRRVCVEGPVFPADQLVWD, encoded by the coding sequence ATGGCTGTTGATATACCTGCCGAAGTGGTGCAGCAGGAGCAGGTGGGGCCGGGGCTTTACCGGCTAAGCCTTTATGCCCCTCAGATAACCCGCTCGGCTGTTCCCGGTCAGTTCGTCTACATACGTTGTACAGACAACCTGGATCCTTTGCTGCGCCGTCCGATAAGTATTCACGGGGTAAACCGGGAAAGGGGAGAGCTATTCCTTCTTTACCAGGTGGTCGGAAGGGGCACCGCTTTGCTGGCCGCCAGGAGAAGGGGAGAGCGGCTTGGAGTAATGGGTCCCCTGGGCCGTGGTTTCACCCTGCAGGCGCCGGGGCAGCGGGTGGTTCTGGTAGGAGGCGGCATCGGTGTAGCTCCCCTTGTTTTTTTAGGGCAAGTATTGGTACAAAGAAACAACCAGGTTTGTTTACTGGTGGGCGCCCGCAGTGCCGATCAATTGCCGGTGGGAAAGGAGGGATATACCGCCCCGTTTGAGCTGGCTGTGGCCACTGATGACGGTTCTTGCGGCCACCATGGTCCGGTGACGGACCTGCTGGAAAAAATACTGGCTGGCGAAGGGGCGGACATGGTTTACGCCTGCGGTCCCCGGGGTATGCTGCACCAAACGGCTTTGCTTTTAGCCCGGTATGATGTGCCCGGGGAATTTTCCCTGGAGGAGCGCATGGGCTGCGGGGTGGGAGCCTGCCTTTCCTGCGTGTGTAAAACTGCCGGCAAAGGCGGCGAACCCTTGCAGTATCGGCGGGTATGCGTGGAAGGACCGGTTTTCCCGGCGGATCAGCTGGTCTGGGACTAG
- the alr gene encoding alanine racemase: MITGSCSNGRPVWVEVNLGTVARNVREIRKLLQPDTKLMAVVKADAYGHGALPVARVALANGAECLAVAILDEALALRRGGITAPILILGYTPPEQAYLLVEHDLTQTVFSLEVVQAISAAAAAAGKTARVHLKIDTGMGRIGVTPAEAPDFAVAVSRLPSIFIEGVFTHMACADEQDKAYTRWQFDRFKEALAGIEARGVAIPLKHVANSATTLDLPEMHLDMVRTGIILYGLWPSPDVRRVIDLKPAMQLKTRVAYVKQVPAGTSISYGRTFTTTGPSVIATLPLGYADGWSRLLSNKAEVLIHGQRAPLVGRVCMDQCMVDVTRIPGVRPGDEVVLFGVQGEQFLPVEEVASHMGTINYEMVCLISKRVPRIYLND; the protein is encoded by the coding sequence ATGATCACCGGAAGTTGCAGTAACGGCCGTCCAGTTTGGGTAGAGGTAAATCTGGGGACCGTTGCCCGTAACGTGCGGGAGATCCGCAAATTGCTTCAACCGGATACAAAGCTAATGGCTGTGGTCAAGGCTGATGCTTACGGTCATGGGGCGCTGCCCGTGGCCCGGGTAGCTCTGGCCAATGGCGCCGAGTGCCTGGCCGTGGCTATTTTGGATGAAGCCCTGGCCCTGCGCCGGGGAGGTATAACCGCCCCCATCCTGATCCTGGGTTATACCCCCCCGGAACAGGCGTACCTTTTGGTGGAGCATGATCTGACCCAGACCGTTTTTTCCCTGGAAGTAGTCCAGGCCATTTCTGCTGCTGCCGCAGCCGCGGGGAAAACCGCCCGGGTACATTTAAAGATAGACACAGGTATGGGCCGTATTGGAGTCACCCCTGCCGAGGCACCGGATTTTGCTGTGGCCGTATCCCGGCTGCCGAGTATTTTTATAGAAGGGGTCTTTACCCATATGGCCTGCGCCGACGAACAGGACAAAGCTTACACCCGCTGGCAGTTCGACCGTTTTAAAGAAGCACTGGCCGGCATTGAAGCCCGGGGCGTAGCCATACCGCTTAAACACGTGGCCAACAGTGCCACCACCCTGGATTTACCGGAAATGCATCTGGATATGGTACGGACGGGTATTATTTTGTACGGCCTGTGGCCTTCTCCCGATGTACGGCGGGTAATTGATTTAAAACCGGCTATGCAGCTAAAAACCCGGGTAGCTTATGTTAAACAGGTGCCGGCTGGTACTTCCATCAGCTACGGCCGCACATTTACCACCACCGGCCCTTCGGTTATTGCTACTCTCCCCCTTGGCTATGCCGACGGCTGGTCCCGGCTGTTGTCCAATAAGGCCGAAGTGTTAATTCACGGGCAGCGGGCCCCGCTGGTGGGCCGGGTGTGCATGGACCAGTGCATGGTGGACGTAACCCGGATTCCGGGGGTGCGGCCGGGGGACGAGGTCGTTCTCTTTGGAGTGCAGGGGGAGCAGTTTTTACCCGTTGAGGAAGTGGCCTCCCATATGGGCACAATTAATTATGAGATGGTTTGCTTGATCAGTAAGCGGGTACCGCGTATTTATCTTAATGATTGA
- a CDS encoding biotin transporter BioY: MRLSVKEMVLVSMFAALTAVGAFIKIPIPYVPFTLQFLFVLFAGLLLGKRLAFLSQVIYLALGLAGLPIFAQGGGPAYVLQPTFGYLVGFALGAYVIGAVVERVREKGVPGYFLASMAGLVVVYVLGVIHLYIILNYVVQKPFTLAQAVWFGAIVCAPGDLFLSLVASLVGGRVYKTLQSVNPVHREVF, translated from the coding sequence TTGCGGCTGTCGGTAAAAGAAATGGTTCTGGTATCCATGTTTGCCGCTCTGACGGCAGTGGGAGCTTTCATTAAGATTCCCATTCCTTATGTGCCCTTTACCCTGCAGTTTCTCTTTGTCCTCTTTGCCGGGCTTTTGTTGGGCAAGCGGCTGGCTTTTTTGAGCCAGGTAATCTATCTTGCCCTGGGATTGGCCGGACTGCCCATTTTTGCCCAGGGTGGCGGCCCGGCCTACGTGCTGCAGCCCACCTTTGGTTACCTGGTGGGATTTGCCCTGGGCGCTTACGTTATCGGGGCGGTTGTAGAAAGGGTAAGGGAGAAGGGAGTACCCGGTTATTTTTTGGCCAGTATGGCCGGGCTCGTGGTGGTTTACGTCCTGGGAGTGATCCACCTGTACATAATTTTAAATTACGTGGTGCAAAAACCCTTCACCCTGGCCCAGGCGGTATGGTTTGGAGCCATTGTCTGTGCACCGGGGGATCTGTTTTTATCCCTGGTAGCCTCCCTGGTTGGCGGCAGGGTATATAAGACACTACAATCCGTCAATCCAGTCCACCGGGAGGTGTTTTAA
- the bioA gene encoding adenosylmethionine--8-amino-7-oxononanoate transaminase, with the protein MLDLIKYDPALLEQWDKEYVWHPFTQMQQYAQEKPLIIARGEGSYLIDVEGNRYLDGVSSLWVTVHGHCHPVLNRAIKEQLDEIAHSTLLGLANIPSILLAKKLVEITPPGLNKVFYSDAGATAVEIALKMAFQYWQQKEGGRFRSKTKFISLVEAYHGDTIGSVSVGGMPLFHGIFKPLLFECLHAPAPYCYRCPLERERKSCGMACVDRLEELLKAHHQEVAALIIEPLVQGAAGMITAPDGFLRRVRELCIRYSVLLIADEVAVGFGRTGRLFACEHEGVSPDLMCLAKGITGGYLPLAATLTTDEVYSAFLGKPEECKTFYHGHTYTGNPLACAAALASIELFEKENLLAALQPKIELLRRKLEGFWELAHVGDIRQRGMMVGIELVADKKTKQPYPLEEQVGHRVILEARRRGLVIRPLGNVIVLMPVLTMSEEELNQVLEITYESIAVVTGE; encoded by the coding sequence GTGCTCGATTTGATTAAATACGATCCCGCCCTTTTGGAACAGTGGGACAAGGAGTACGTCTGGCATCCCTTTACCCAGATGCAGCAATATGCCCAGGAAAAACCCCTGATTATTGCCCGGGGTGAGGGAAGCTACCTTATTGATGTGGAGGGAAACCGCTACCTGGATGGAGTTTCCTCCCTCTGGGTGACCGTACACGGCCACTGTCATCCCGTATTAAACCGGGCCATCAAAGAACAGCTGGATGAAATAGCCCATTCCACCCTGTTGGGTTTGGCCAACATCCCCTCGATCCTCCTGGCCAAAAAGCTGGTGGAGATTACTCCCCCGGGGCTCAATAAAGTTTTTTATTCCGACGCCGGGGCCACCGCCGTGGAGATTGCTTTAAAAATGGCCTTTCAATACTGGCAGCAAAAGGAAGGGGGGCGCTTCCGCAGCAAGACGAAGTTCATCTCCCTGGTGGAAGCCTACCACGGGGACACCATTGGTTCGGTCAGCGTGGGCGGCATGCCCCTTTTTCACGGCATCTTTAAGCCCCTGCTTTTTGAATGTCTCCACGCCCCCGCTCCCTATTGCTACCGCTGCCCGCTGGAAAGAGAAAGGAAAAGCTGCGGGATGGCCTGTGTGGACCGGCTGGAAGAACTGCTAAAGGCGCACCACCAGGAGGTTGCCGCATTGATCATCGAACCCCTGGTTCAGGGGGCCGCCGGGATGATCACCGCACCGGACGGTTTCCTCCGCCGGGTGCGTGAGCTATGCATCAGGTATAGCGTTCTGCTGATTGCCGATGAGGTGGCGGTGGGTTTTGGCCGCACGGGGCGACTCTTTGCCTGTGAACACGAAGGGGTTTCTCCCGATTTGATGTGCCTGGCCAAGGGTATTACCGGAGGATATCTCCCCCTTGCCGCCACCCTGACTACCGACGAGGTTTATAGCGCCTTTCTGGGTAAACCGGAGGAATGCAAGACCTTTTATCATGGCCATACCTACACGGGCAATCCCCTGGCCTGTGCTGCCGCCCTGGCCAGCATTGAGTTATTTGAAAAGGAAAATTTGCTGGCCGCTCTGCAGCCCAAAATTGAACTTTTGCGCCGGAAGCTGGAAGGTTTCTGGGAGCTGGCCCATGTGGGGGACATCCGCCAGCGGGGCATGATGGTGGGTATTGAGCTGGTGGCGGATAAGAAGACCAAACAACCTTACCCTTTGGAGGAGCAGGTGGGCCACCGGGTGATCCTGGAGGCCCGCCGGCGAGGGCTGGTTATCCGTCCCCTGGGTAATGTGATCGTGCTCATGCCCGTACTGACCATGTCGGAAGAGGAGTTAAACCAGGTCCTGGAGATCACTTATGAATCCATAGCCGTGGTCACGGGTGAGTAA
- the pyrE gene encoding orotate phosphoribosyltransferase translates to MLSREEILSIFEKTGAMLTGHFILTSGRHSDRYFQCARVLEHPRYCELLCRELARGWINEGLKDVDTVIGPALGGILVSYEVARALGARSLFTERENGVMTLRRGFVLSPGERVLVVEDVITTGGSVREVIDVVREAGAQVVGAAALVDRSNGTVDLGVILRALLTVPAVSYSPKECPLCRQGIPAVKPGSRHLSGAGGTPRG, encoded by the coding sequence TTGCTCAGCCGTGAAGAAATTCTTTCCATCTTTGAAAAAACCGGTGCCATGCTTACCGGTCATTTTATACTCACTTCCGGTCGCCATAGCGACCGTTACTTCCAGTGCGCCCGGGTGCTGGAACACCCCCGGTATTGCGAGTTGTTGTGCCGGGAACTGGCCCGGGGATGGATAAATGAAGGGCTTAAAGACGTGGATACTGTTATCGGCCCGGCCCTGGGCGGCATTCTGGTGTCCTATGAAGTAGCCCGGGCACTAGGAGCTAGAAGTCTTTTTACCGAAAGGGAAAACGGGGTAATGACCCTGCGGCGGGGCTTTGTGTTGTCTCCCGGGGAGCGGGTGCTGGTGGTGGAGGATGTGATTACTACGGGCGGGTCGGTCCGAGAAGTGATTGACGTGGTCCGGGAAGCCGGGGCGCAGGTTGTGGGAGCCGCCGCACTGGTCGACCGCAGCAATGGGACGGTTGATCTGGGTGTAATCCTCCGGGCACTGCTAACCGTTCCGGCGGTTAGCTATAGCCCGAAAGAATGTCCCCTGTGCCGGCAGGGTATCCCCGCGGTCAAACCCGGGAGCCGTCACCTCTCCGGTGCTGGCGGAACTCCGAGGGGGTAA
- the pyrF gene encoding orotidine-5'-phosphate decarboxylase, with translation MNIDEARKKLIVALDVDSTEQALDLVERLKPWAGMFKIGMRLFYSQGPAAVEGLCRRGVKVFLDLKLHDIPNTVSQAARVLARLGVAMFNVHAAGGRAMMRAAVESCRKESAVLGIPRPLVIAVTVLTSIDQPAFNRELGLSGPILDRVVAWALLAKECGLDGVVASAQEAAAIRQSCGPDFLIVTPGIRPTGAACGDQKRIVTPAGALAAGASHLVVGRPIIAAPDPVEAARAVLDEMGASV, from the coding sequence GTGAACATCGACGAAGCCAGGAAAAAGTTAATTGTTGCTCTGGATGTAGACTCTACGGAACAGGCCCTTGATCTTGTGGAACGGCTCAAGCCCTGGGCGGGCATGTTCAAGATCGGCATGCGGCTGTTTTACAGCCAGGGGCCGGCGGCGGTGGAGGGATTGTGCCGGCGGGGAGTGAAAGTGTTTTTAGACTTAAAACTTCACGATATCCCCAATACCGTGTCCCAGGCAGCCCGGGTTCTCGCCAGGCTGGGGGTGGCCATGTTCAACGTCCATGCCGCCGGCGGGCGCGCCATGATGCGGGCGGCGGTAGAGTCCTGCAGGAAGGAATCGGCGGTCCTGGGCATTCCCCGACCGCTGGTCATTGCCGTTACCGTGCTTACCAGCATCGATCAGCCTGCTTTTAACCGGGAACTGGGTCTCTCCGGGCCTATTTTGGACCGGGTGGTGGCCTGGGCCTTGCTGGCTAAAGAGTGCGGCCTGGACGGCGTGGTGGCTTCGGCTCAGGAAGCGGCGGCCATCCGGCAGTCCTGCGGACCGGACTTTTTGATCGTTACCCCCGGTATCCGCCCAACCGGAGCAGCCTGCGGCGACCAGAAACGAATTGTAACCCCTGCCGGTGCCCTGGCTGCCGGCGCCAGTCATCTGGTGGTAGGCCGCCCCATTATTGCCGCCCCGGACCCGGTAGAAGCCGCCAGGGCTGTACTGGATGAAATGGGAGCGAGTGTATAA
- a CDS encoding small, acid-soluble spore protein, alpha/beta type: MGRRRGGLMSDRLKYELAQELGVADLVRREGWGSVSSRNCGNLVRLAIERAERAMTQGQ; the protein is encoded by the coding sequence ATGGGTAGACGGCGTGGAGGATTGATGTCCGACAGGCTGAAATACGAATTAGCCCAAGAACTGGGAGTAGCCGACCTGGTGCGCAGGGAGGGCTGGGGCAGCGTTTCCTCGCGGAACTGCGGTAACCTGGTCCGACTGGCCATCGAAAGGGCTGAGCGGGCGATGACGCAGGGACAATAG
- a CDS encoding dihydroorotate dehydrogenase encodes MTKPNLAVDVAGIRMKNPVTTASGTFGFGSEYAPFVDLNRLGAIVVKGTTLLPRQGNPLPRIVETPAGILNAIGLQNPGVNHFIEVALPYLRQFDLPVIVNIAGDTVEDYATLAARLDEVPGVAGLEVNISCPNVKKGGLAFGADPDSAAAVVRAVKGATRLPVVVKLSPNVTSIVRLAEAVVEAGADALSMINTLLGMAIDIRRRRPALANVMGGLSGPAIRPVAVRAVWQVYQALKVPIVGMGGIVTAEDALEFIMAGATAVAVGTANFINPRATTDIIEGIERFLVEEGVSDIQELIGAAHM; translated from the coding sequence ATGACCAAACCGAACCTTGCCGTAGACGTTGCCGGTATACGGATGAAAAATCCCGTGACCACCGCCTCGGGCACCTTTGGCTTCGGCTCCGAGTATGCCCCCTTTGTTGATTTAAACCGCCTGGGGGCCATTGTGGTCAAAGGCACCACCCTTTTGCCCCGCCAGGGAAACCCTCTACCGCGCATTGTGGAAACACCGGCAGGTATCCTGAACGCCATTGGTTTGCAAAATCCCGGTGTGAATCACTTCATCGAAGTAGCTCTGCCTTACCTGAGGCAGTTTGACCTGCCGGTAATCGTGAACATTGCCGGGGATACGGTGGAGGATTACGCCACCCTGGCGGCCAGGCTGGACGAGGTGCCGGGCGTGGCGGGACTGGAGGTAAACATTTCTTGCCCAAATGTCAAAAAGGGGGGGCTGGCCTTTGGTGCCGATCCCGATTCGGCTGCGGCCGTGGTGCGGGCAGTAAAGGGGGCTACCCGACTTCCAGTGGTGGTCAAGCTTTCTCCCAATGTGACCAGTATTGTCCGGTTGGCGGAAGCGGTGGTGGAGGCGGGGGCCGATGCCCTGTCCATGATTAACACCCTGCTGGGAATGGCCATAGACATTCGCCGCCGCCGTCCGGCCCTGGCCAACGTCATGGGCGGTCTATCCGGCCCGGCCATCAGGCCGGTGGCTGTAAGAGCGGTGTGGCAGGTTTACCAGGCCTTAAAGGTTCCCATTGTGGGCATGGGGGGCATCGTTACAGCCGAGGATGCCCTGGAATTCATCATGGCCGGGGCCACCGCCGTAGCTGTGGGGACGGCAAATTTCATCAACCCCCGGGCCACCACGGACATTATTGAGGGGATTGAAAGGTTTCTGGTGGAAGAAGGGGTATCGGACATTCAAGAGTTAATCGGGGCGGCCCACATGTAG